In Roseofilum reptotaenium CS-1145, a single window of DNA contains:
- the bchL gene encoding ferredoxin:protochlorophyllide reductase (ATP-dependent) iron-sulfur ATP-binding protein, with product MKLSVYGKGGIGKSTTSCNISVALAKRGKKVLQIGCDPKHDSTFTLTGFLIPTIIDTLQAKDYHYEDVWPEDVIFKGYGGVDCVEAGGPPAGAGCGGYVVGETVKLLKELNAFDEYDVILFDVLGDVVCGGFAAPLNYSDYCMIVTDNGFDALFAANRIAASVREKARTHPLRLAGLIGNRTSKRDLIDKYVESVPMPVLEILPLIEDIRISRVKGKTIFEMAETDPTLEPVANYYLNIADQILARPEGVVPKDAADRDLFSLLSDFYLNPPKEAVKTEEEELELMMV from the coding sequence ATGAAACTATCAGTCTACGGAAAAGGCGGTATCGGCAAATCCACGACAAGCTGCAACATCTCCGTTGCACTCGCAAAACGAGGTAAAAAAGTCCTACAAATTGGCTGCGACCCCAAACATGACAGCACCTTCACCCTCACTGGATTTCTGATTCCTACCATCATTGATACGTTGCAAGCCAAAGATTACCACTACGAGGATGTTTGGCCTGAAGATGTAATCTTTAAAGGCTATGGTGGCGTAGACTGCGTAGAAGCAGGTGGCCCTCCTGCTGGGGCCGGATGTGGCGGTTATGTTGTGGGAGAAACCGTAAAATTACTGAAAGAACTCAACGCTTTTGATGAATACGATGTCATTCTCTTCGATGTACTCGGTGATGTGGTCTGTGGTGGATTTGCTGCGCCCCTCAACTACTCCGACTACTGTATGATTGTCACCGATAACGGCTTTGATGCCCTCTTTGCCGCTAACCGCATTGCTGCCTCCGTGCGCGAAAAAGCCAGAACCCACCCCCTACGGTTAGCTGGACTCATCGGTAACCGCACCTCTAAGCGCGACCTGATTGACAAATATGTAGAATCCGTTCCCATGCCAGTGCTAGAGATTCTGCCCTTAATCGAAGATATTCGCATCTCTCGCGTTAAAGGCAAAACTATCTTTGAAATGGCCGAAACCGACCCCACGTTAGAACCAGTTGCCAACTATTATCTCAACATTGCCGATCAAATTCTGGCACGTCCTGAAGGAGTTGTTCCCAAAGATGCCGCAGACCGCGACTTGTTCTCGCTACTCTCTGACTTCTATCTCAACCCTCCCAAAGAAGCAGTGAAGACGGAAGAGGAAGAACTGGAACTAATGATGGTTTAG
- a CDS encoding DUF5331 domain-containing protein: MAFFDNFTASIRQKWLDYFQANKAWLLLQMEVKSNKTPDGGRRPASALILGVVNALEPKLGNLMVPFFKLNADEDALVDVLGLNFDPERELNPNGETPAIASPGQPTGVSRLLPDGEDDL; this comes from the coding sequence ATGGCTTTTTTCGATAACTTTACCGCTTCTATTCGCCAAAAATGGCTGGATTACTTTCAAGCCAATAAAGCTTGGCTGCTTCTGCAAATGGAGGTGAAGTCTAACAAAACTCCGGATGGAGGACGCAGGCCGGCTTCTGCCCTGATTTTAGGGGTGGTGAATGCCCTAGAGCCGAAATTGGGCAATTTAATGGTTCCCTTTTTCAAGTTGAATGCGGATGAAGATGCCTTAGTGGATGTGTTGGGTTTAAATTTTGACCCGGAGCGGGAGTTAAACCCCAATGGAGAAACTCCCGCTATTGCTTCCCCCGGACAACCAACGGGCGTGTCTCGTTTATTACCGGATGGAGAGGATGATTTATGA